Proteins encoded in a region of the Larimichthys crocea isolate SSNF chromosome XVI, L_crocea_2.0, whole genome shotgun sequence genome:
- the abhd16a gene encoding phosphatidylserine lipase ABHD16A produces the protein MWMSVSLLLCLFLGYICSSKLVPVSQYLGTVLICLLGVACLRGWGRWKNSEYLQFISILEETKKNHTPANKKKVRCYDFDFSYWPADFSWTEVSSPKLSKAGVSLLKPEPKLRGAADSVLNSVRTLPCHIISFLIAHSFGRRMLYPGSVGLLQKAMRPMLQQGQARLIEEFDGQRNKLVACDGNEIDTMFVDRRRDGGQKSQTLVICCEGNAGFYEVGCMNTPLEDGYSVLGWNHPGFGGSTGVPFPQNEANAMDVVIQFAIHKLGFQLSDIIIYAWSIGGFTASWAVMSYPEIQSVVLDASFDDLLPLALKVMPDSWRPLVQHTVRQYMNLNNAEQLLKYQGPVLLIRRTRDEIITTTGPEDVMSNRGNDLLLKLLQFRYPKIMTDEGIRVVRQWLGSSSHLEEASVYSGYEVDDDWCVSVLQSYQADRDVLFPWSVGEDMTLEGRRQLALFLARKYMRNFETTHCTPLPASEFHSPWRL, from the exons ATGTGGATGTCTGTGTCACtattgctttgtttatttttaggttATATCTGCAGCAGTAAGCTGGTCCCAGTGAGTCAGTATTTGGGAACAGTGCTGATATGTCTTCTCGGAGTGGCCTGTCTTCGAG GGTGGGGAAGATGGAAAAATTCAGAGTATCTTCAGTTTATCTCCATTCTTGAAGAAACCAAGAAGAATCACACACCAGCAAACAAG AAAAAAGTGAGGTGCTATGACTTTGACTTCTCGTACTGGCCCGCGGATTTTAGCTGGACAGAAGTCAGCAGTCC gaaacTGTCCAAGGCTGGTGTTTCTCTGCTGAAACCCGAGCCAAAATTAAGAGGAGCAGCCGACAGTGTCCTGAACTCTGTGCGCACTCTACCGTGCCACATTATCAG ctTTCTTATTGCTCACTCATTTGGGAGGAGGATGCTATACCCTGGCTCTGTAGGTTTACTGCAGAAAGCCATGAGGCCCATGCTCCAGCAAGGCCAGGCTCGGTTAAtagaagag TTTGATGGCCAGAGGAACAAGCTTGTGGCCTGCGATGGTAATGAGATCGACACAATGTTTGTGGATCGAAGGAGAGACGGGGGACAGAAAAGCCAGACCCTG GTCATCTGCTGTGAGGGCAACGCAGGATTCTATGAGGTGGGCTGCATGAACACTCCACTGGAGG ATGGCTACTCTGTACTGGGCTGGAACCACCCCGGCTTTGGAGGCAGTACG GGAGTGCCATTCCCCCAGAATGAGGCCAACGCCATGGATGTAGTGATTCAGTTCGCAATACACAAGCTGGGCTTCCAACTCAGTGACATTATCATATATGCTTGGTCTATAGGAGGATTCACAG CCAGCTGGGCAGTGATGTCATACCCAGAGATCCAATCAGTAGTGTTAGATGCCTCCTTCGACGACCTCCTGCCTCTGGCCCTCAAGGTCATGCCTGACAGCTGGA GACCGTTGGTACAACACACAGTCAGGCAGTACATGAATCTCAACAACGCTGAGCAGCTTCTCAA atATCAGGGACCAGTCCTGCTGATCAGGAGAACCAGAGATGAGATCATCACCACAAC GGGTCCAGAAGATGTCATGTCTAACAGAGGCAATGATCTCCTGCTCAAGCTGCTACAATTCAG GTACCCAAAGATAATGACAGATGAAGGGATTAGAGTTGTCAGACAATGGCTTGGATCATCCAGTCACTTAGAAGAAG CATCCGTGTACAGTGGCTACGAGGTGGATGATGactggtgtgtgtctgtgctgcagtcttatcaggcagacagagatgttttgtttccatGGAGTGTTG GTGAGGATATGACTCTAGAGGGAAGGCGGCAGCTGGCTCTTTTCTTG GCGCGGAAGTACATGCGAAACTTTGAAACGACGCACTGCACTCCTCTCCCCGCCTCCGAGTTCCACTCACCCTGGAGACTGTAA